One Xiphophorus maculatus strain JP 163 A chromosome 10, X_maculatus-5.0-male, whole genome shotgun sequence genomic region harbors:
- the LOC102217224 gene encoding ORM1-like protein 3, with protein MNVGTAHSEVNPNTRVMNSRGIWLSYILGIGLLHIILLSIPFVSVPVVWTLTNLIHNLCMYLLLHTVKGTPFETPDQGKARLLTHWEQMDYGVQFTASRKFLTITPIVLYILTSFYTKYDRVHFVVNTVSLLTVLIPKLPQLHGVRIFGINKY; from the exons ATGAACGTGGGCACGGCGCACAGCGAGGTGAACCCTAACACCCGGGTGATGAACAGCAGGGGCATCTGGCTGTCTTACATCCTGGGCATCGGCTTGCTTCACATCATCCTGCTCAGCATCCCCTTCGTCAGCGTCCCGGTCGTCTGGACCCTCACCAACCTCATCCACAATCTG TGCATGTACCTCCTGCTTCATACGGTTAAAGGGACTCCCTTTGAGACCCCGGATCAGGGCAAGGCTCGCCTCCTGACCCACTGGGAGCAGATGGACTATGGCGTACAGTTCACCGCTTCACGAAAGTTCCTCACAATCACGCCCATTGTGCT GTATATATTAACCAGCTTCTACACAAAGTACGACAGAGTCCATTTTGTGGTCAACACCGTGTCTTTGCTCACGGTGCTCATTCCCAAACTGCCGCAGCTGCACGGCGTTCGGATCTTTGGGATTAACAAGTACTGA